From Penicillium psychrofluorescens genome assembly, chromosome: 1, one genomic window encodes:
- a CDS encoding uncharacterized protein (ID:PFLUO_001675-T1.cds;~source:funannotate) — MAPKPSSFTRTWDGLTPSLSEWTLDAVASMGFTRMTPVQASAIPLFMAHKDVVVEAVTGSGKTLSFLIPVVEKLLRIEDPLKKHHIGAIIISPTRELASQIYQVLVSLLEFHPPSAAAIKPPEDDAPRPKLSSSILKVVPQLLLGGSTTPAEDLSTFLKRSPNVLVSTPGRLLELLSSPHVHCPQSSFEMLVLDEADRLLDLGFKEDLQNILRRLPKQRRTGLFSASISEAVDQIVRVGLRNPVKVAVKVKGAAGVVDKRTPASLQMTYLTTPPALKFAILKQILSSVQPTPQKTIFFVSTCSSVDYLSIILPLILGDDFNLVPLHGKHPANVRQKNFTRFTTSTTPAILLTTDVASRGLDIPSVDLVVQIDPPSDPKTFIHRCGRAGRAGRRGLSIVLLHPGREEDYVSFLEVRKTPVTPFSLPSTVSEAEAAKEATDKVRASMLRDRALYDKGQKAFVSWLRSYSKHQASSIFRVEDLDWEALGKAWGLLRLPKMPELREFTGDKKLGVDLDWDNYAYKDKQREQRRREVMEENSNGDAAQQQASRKRRANESVAWSHNQESREKKLKRREFKKAQKEKERWEQLPEDEKRKVQETERMVKDIRAKNEQQRLLNRAANAGAANDGHGGWGRRVPGV; from the exons ATGGCTCCCAAGCCCTCTTCGTTCACAAGGACGTGGGATGGCCTCACGCCTTCCCTGTCCGAATGGACTCTCGACGCTGTGGCCTCCATGGGCTTCACGCGCATGACCCCCGTTCAGGCCTCGGCCATCCCTCTTTTTATGGCGCATAAAGATGTCGTGGTGGAAGCAGTCACTGGAAGTGGCAAGACACTGTCCTTTTTGATTcctgtggtggagaagctccTGCGAATCGAAGACCCGCTCAAGAAGCATCATATTGgagccatcatcatctctccGACACG AGAATTGGCATCGCAGATATACCAGGTCCTTGTGTCACTATTGGAATTCCACCCTCCTTCCGCCGCTGCCATAAAGCCGCCCGAGGACGATGCGCCTCGTCCGAAATTATCTTCCTCGATCTTGAAAGTCGTCCCCCAACTTCTTTTGGGCGGTTCAACAACTCCCGCGGAAGACCTGAGTACTTTCCTCAAGCGGTCACCAAATGTGCTGGTGTCGACACCGGGAAGACTGCTTGAACTTCTTTCGTCGCCGCACGTCCACTGCCCCCAGTCGTCCTTCGAGAtgctcgtcctcgacgaggcAGATAGATTGTTGGATCTTGGGTTCAAAGAGGACTTGCAGAATATCTTGCGCCGGCTGCCCAAGCAAAGGCGAACGGGACTGTTCAGTGCCAGTATCAGCGAAGCTGTGGATCAGATTGTGCGGGTTGGCCTGCGGAATCCCGTCAAGGTTGCTGTCAAGGTAAAAGGGGCGGCTGGAGTCGTGGACAAGCGAACTCCCGCAAG TCTGCAAATGACCTACCTGACCACACCGCCAGCCCTTAAATTCGCCATCCTAAAGCAAATCCTCTCATCCGTCCAACCCACACCTCAAAAGACCATTTTCTTTGTGTCGACATGCTCCAGTGTCGACTACCTATCTATCATCCTGCCCTTGATACTAGGAGACGACTTCAACCTGGTACCACTTCATGGGAAACACCCAGCAAACGTCCGCCAAAAGAACTTCACCCGCTtcaccacatccaccacacCCGCCATCCTCCTAACTACCGATGTCGCCTCCCGCGGACTGGATATCCCATCTGTCGATCTAGTCGTGCAGATCGACCCACCCTCCGACCCAAAAACCTTCATCCACCGCTGCGGCCGCGCTGGCCGTGCTGGCCGCAGAGGCCTCAGCATTGTCCTCCTACATCCAGGGCGCGAAGAAGATTACGTATCATTTTTGGAAGTGCGCAAAACCCCGGTGACGCCCTTCAGCCTCCCAAGCACAGTCTccgaagccgaagcagcCAAGGAGGCCACGGACAAAGTTCGTGCGAGCATGCTACGGGACCGTGCACTCTACGACAAGGGCCAAAAGGCCTTCGTCAGCTGGCTACGCAGCTACAGCAAGCATCAAGCCAGTAGCATCTTCCGCGTAGAGGATCTAGACTGGGAAGCCCTCGGCAAGGCATGGGGCCTACTCAGGCTACCGAAAATGCCTGAACTACGCGAATTCACCGGAGACAAGAAGTTGGGCGTCGATCTGGACTGGGACAACTATGCATACAAGGATAAGCAGCGCGAGCAACGTCGGAGGGAGGTGATGGAAGAGAATTCGAACGGAgatgcggcgcagcagcaggcgTCTCGGAAGCGACGTGCCAATGAGAGCGTGGCGTGGAGCCATAACCAGGAGTcgcgggagaagaagctcaagcgGAGAGAGTTCAAGAAGGCacagaaggagaaggagaggtGGGAGCAGTTGCCGGAGGACGAGAAGCGGAAGGTTCAGGAGACGGAGCGCATGGTTAAGGATATTCGTGCAAAGAATGAGCAGCAAAGATTGCTCAACCGCGCGGCGAATGCAGGCGCTGCGAATGATGGCCATGGGGGATGGGGAAGACGAGTTCCAGGGGTTTGA
- a CDS encoding uncharacterized protein (ID:PFLUO_001678-T1.cds;~source:funannotate): MASANPSSDTKRTTATVSSGLRQSQTVRPSPPQTPQQQLRSGSFTSTSPGSSFRNEDDAIIFEIGARWLRAGFEGNGTPMCVLGIGPEESRRAGDYRGWIEGKADAAPPSHPVNAEDWTRTYELWRPNLRDVDLGLVEDKIERLFRDTYNQYLLTDAGVSRLVLVLPSLIPHPLLSSLLTTLFSRWRFPSITLLSSATMSATAAGLRSALVVDLGWAETTVTGIYEYREITTKRSMRAMKSVLQEMGRLLTSLASGDPEKPSADEISVGFAYCEGVTSRLAWCKSQAGDEAMDELSSKTVSIPSPTHPEQEYTDVPFSRLAEPVEKVLIAPGVPEDEFDDEENSIPLLVYNTLLALRPDTRGTCMSRIVFVGGGARIPGLRQRIIHEVSLLIDRHGWTPVRGKALERQRQRLRELRLATEKQASNREPEQPASADASSSTDGERPGLSKEEPELDFVEQKLRRQNKDIPVPKQGVLREVESLGAWAGASLATSLKIRGMVEIDREKFLQHGLAGATRDSEPPVPDRRSGLRAGGDRSSWTLAGWA; the protein is encoded by the coding sequence ATGGCCAGCGCGAACCCGTCTTCCGACACGAAACGCACGACTGCTACAGTATCTTCGGGTCTGCGCCAGAGTCAGACCGTTCGTCCATCTCCCCCCCAAACACCACAACAGCAACTGCGCTCGGGTTCGTTCACCAGCACGTCCCCCGGCTCCTCCTTCCGGAACGAAGACGATGCAATCATATTCGAGATAGGTGCTCGGTGGCTCCGAGCTGGATTTGAAGGCAATGGCACCCCGATGTGTGTGCTAGGTATCGGCCCCGAAGAATCGAGGCGAGCAGGAGACTACAGGGGCTGGATCGAGGGCAAGGCCGATGCGGCACCACCGTCACATCCTGTCAATGCCGAGGACTGGACGCGCACATATGAGTTGTGGCGCCCTAATCTACGAGATGTTGACCTGGGGCTTGTCGAGGACAAGATCGAACGTCTGTTCCGGGATACCTACAACCAGTACCTCCTGACGGACGCAGGCGTATCCCGCCTGGTACTGGTGTTGCCATCTCTCATTCCGCATCCGTTATTATCGTCACTTCTAACGACGTTGTTCAGTCGCTGGCGCTTCCCTTCGATCACCCTCTTGTCCAGCGCCACCATGTCGGCTACGGCTGCGGGATTACGGTCAGCGCTGGTGGTTGACCTCGGGTGGGCAGAGACGACTGTGACGGGAATCTACGAATACAGAGAAATCACGACAAAGCGAAGTATGAGGGCTATGAAGTCCGTACTGCAGGAGATGGGACGTCTTCTCACGAGCCTGGCTTCGGGCGACCCAGAAAAGCCCTCGGCGGATGAAATCTCAGTCGGGTTCGCTTATTGCGAGGGCGTCACCAGCCGATTGGCATGGTGCAAGAGCCaagcaggagatgaagcgATGGACGAACTTTCCAGCAAGACCGTCTCGATACCCTCGCCAACCCACCCGGAACAAGAGTACACGGACGTGCCATTTTCGCGTCTCGCTGAACCCGTTGAGAAGGTCCTTATCGCACCAGGTGTCCCGGAGGATGAGtttgacgatgaagaaaatTCGATCCCATTACTTGTCTACAACACTCTTCTGGCGTTGAGGCCCGACACGCGTGGCACTTGCATGTCGCGCATTGTTTTCGTGGGTGGAGGCGCTCGAATCCCCGGGCTTCGACAGCGGATTATTCATGAGGTATCCTTGCTGATTGACCGGCATGGATGGACTCCAGTTCGAGGAAAAGCCCTTGAGCGCCAGCGACAACGGCTACGCGAGCTCAGGCTGGCCACGGAGAAACAAGCGTCCAACAGGGAACCGGAGCAGCCCGCAAGTGCCGAtgcatcatcatccaccgaTGGCGAGCGACCAGGCCTCTCTAAAGAAGAACCAGAGCTCGACTTCGTGGAGCAGAAGTTGCGTAGACAGAACAAGGACATTCCAGTCCCTAAACAGGGCGTCCTGCGCGAGGTCGAGTCTCTTGGCGCTTGGGCTGGGGCCAGCCTGGCGACGAGCCTGAAGATCCGGGGCATGGTCGAGATCGACCGCGAGAAGTTCTTGCAGCATGGACTCGCCGGTGCGACTCGGGATTCGGAGCCCCCTGTACCCGATCGGCGGTCGGGCCTACGAGCAGGTGGTGATCGGTCCAGCTGGACCCTGGCAGGCTGGGCTTGA
- a CDS encoding uncharacterized protein (ID:PFLUO_001680-T1.cds;~source:funannotate), with protein MGDRTLFVPSHVGENVLPNLPFFHKLLRYAQHSPSPVAVRDLNAGIERTYHHVLSDVVAVRNELEKTLSAKARRDLAEDKEVYIGLIAPGGYEYTVGFIAILAVGAAVVPMAATLPVNEASYFLLKAKCVALMASTTCETLGQSVVRSMGEDKGIHIPCFSPIASYFRPTLLPAYDVVISSNRIPDMNGASVVIFTSGTTGPPKGAVHRRMYVSANAEADAAHYRITEKDTVLHVVPVHHATGVGLTFLPFITAGACIEFRSGSFDTAWTWERWRKGGLTFFSGVPTIYMRMMRYYEENISNQPPEVREQYDAGARNIRVMLCGTSALPAPVFEFWRKIRNDPILTRYGSTEFGAVIKTPLNHEGTPPNSVGIVSGAVSLKLDDEGQVLVKGPYIFAKYLDDEKATKDAHDEDGYFKSGDIARREGNHYFILGRASLDIIKSGGYKISALDIEREILSLNYVSEVMVVGVEDEEFGQRVAATISLKTDQKTTRKTLTLSELREDLRDILVGYKMPTILRVVEGELPKSGTGKVQKKILGPRFFPPNYRELPEVQVWSRDKKSKL; from the exons ATGGGCGACCGCACTCTATTCGTGCCTTCACATGTGGGCGAGAATGTTTTGCCCAATCTTCCCTTTTTTCACAAGCTCTTGCGATACGCGCAGCACTCACCTTCGCCTGTTGCAGTCCGCGACTTGAACGCCGGAATCGAGAGAACCTACCACCACGTGCTCTCAGATGTAGTGGCAGTTCGAAATGAGTTGGAAAAAACACTCAGTGCAAAAGCTCGTCGGGATCTAGCCGAGGACAAAGAGGTGTATATTGGTTTAATAGCGCCAGGTGGATATGAATATACCGTTGGCTTCATTGCTATCCTGGCGGTTGGCGCTGCAGTGGTGCCCATGG CCGCGACCTTGCCTGTTAACGAAGCCTCGTACTTCTTGCTGAAGGCAAAATGCGTAGCTCTAATGGCTAGCACCACCTGCGAGACTCTAGGGCAGTCTGTGGTGCGCTCCATGGGCGAGGATAAGGGAATTCATATTCCCTGCTTCTCTCCGATCGCATCATATTTCCGTCCTACGCTTCTTCCAGCATATGACGTTGTCATCTCTTCTAACCGCATCCCGGACATGAACGGCGCGAGCGTTGTTATCTTCACCTCGGGCACAACTGGCCCACCTAAGGGCGCCGTCCACCGCCGAATGTATGTCTCTGCCAACGCAGAAGCAGACGCAGCCCACTATCGTATAACGGAAAAAGATACCGTTCTCCACGTGGTTCCAGTTCATCATGCGACAGGTGTCGGGCTGACCTTCTTGCCTTTCATCACGGCCGGTGCATGCATCGAGTTCCGCAGCGGTAGCTTTGATACGGCATGGACGTGGGAGCGCTGGCGGAAGGGAGGCCTTACATTTTTCTCTGGGGTTCCTACCATCTACATGCGTATGATGCGGTACTACGAAGAGAACATCTCCAACCAACCTCCTGAGGTGCGGGAGCAGTACGACGCTGGTGCGCGCAATATTAGGGTCATGCTCTGCGGCACATCTGCACTTCCAGCACCAGTCTTTGAGTTCTGGAGAAAAATCCGAAACGATCCAATTTTGACTCGGTACGGTTCCACTGAGTTTGGAGCCGTCATCAAGACGCCTTTGAACCATGAAGGCACGCCGCCGAATAGCGTCGGCATCGTCTCTGGGGCCGTTTCCCTCAAgcttgatgacgagggccAAGTCCTCGTGAAGGGTCCGTATATATTTGCCAA GTACTTGGATGACGAAAAGGCAACGAAAGATGCGCACGATGAAGATGGGTACTTCAAGTCGGGAGATATTGCGCGTCGTGAAGGGAACCACTATTTTATACTAGGTCGCGCCTCACTTGATATCATCAAGTCAGGCGGCTACAAAATATCTGCTCTTGATATTGAGCGCGAGATTCTGAGTCTGAACTATGTCTCCGAAGTCATGGTGGTTGGAgtcgaagacgaggaatTCGGACAGCGCGTCGCGGCCACTATTAGTCTGAAGACGGACCAGAAGACGACCCGTAAGACTCTAACTCTTTCGGAGCTCAGGGAGGATCTTCGGGACATATTGGTTGGGTACAAGATGCCAACTATCCTGCGAGTGGTCGAGGGTGAATTGCCCAAGTCGGGGACTGGAAaggtgcagaagaagattctGGGTCCTCGGTTCTTCCCTCCAAATTATCGGGAGCTTCCTGAAGTGCAAGTATGGAGTAGAGATAAGAAGAGCAAGTTGTAG
- a CDS encoding uncharacterized protein (ID:PFLUO_001676-T1.cds;~source:funannotate) — MEEESDSAGSRSTRAAATPSASSRKRRSNPKIPASPPRSNGSASNGYLSPNTNLPKGVRDISRSPSPLGLIPLHTRYRSFIHRHEIPRKLLHVSIGFLTLTLYTRGVQTLQITPVLFTALVPIAVTDLVRHRSEKVNKFYVRSLGALMRETEVSGYNGVIWYLLGAYAVLRFLPKDVGVMGVLLLSWCDTAASTFGRLWGRYTRNLRPGKSLAGTAAAWFVGVVTAATFWGWFVPYIGTFPNDPEGAFMFTGRLNLLPDFIRGLLPWKTDSTSGVVTGPLALGVMSVVTGFVAAGSEFIDLWSWDDNLTIPVLSGLGLWGFLKVFG; from the coding sequence atggaggaggaatccGACTCGGCCGGATCTCGCAGCACGCGAGCAGCTGCAACACCCTCAGCCTCATCGCGGAAGCGTCGGTCGAATCCCAAAATCCCTGCCTCACCGCCACGGAGTAACGGCAGTGCTTCTAACGGCTATCTGTCGCCAAATACAAACCTTCCGAAGGGTGTGCGCGACATTTCGCGGTCCCCATCGCCGCTCGGTCTCATTCCTCTCCACACGCGCTATCGCAGCTTTATCCACCGCCATGAAATCCCGCGCAAGCTTCTACATGTGTCCATCGGATTCCTTACCCTTACATTATATACTCGAGGTGTTCAGACGTTGCAGATCACGCCGGTGCTCTTCACAGCGCTGGTGCCCATCGCCGTCACAGACTTGGTGCGCCACCGCTCCGAGAAGGTCAACAAGTTCTATGTCCGCTCGCTGGGTGCGCTTATGCGCGAAACCGAGGTGTCAGGCTATAACGGCGTGATTTGGTACCTCCTGGGCGCCTACGCCGTGCTGCGCTTCTTACCCAAGGATGTCGGCGTCATGGGTGTTCTCCTACTCAGCTGGTGTGATACCGCCGCGTCGACCTTTGGCCGCCTCTGGGGCCGCTACACTCGTAATCTGCGTCCCGGAAAGAGCTTAGCTGGGACTGCGGCCGCCTGGTTTGTTGGTGTcgtcaccgccgccaccttCTGGGGTTGGTTCGTGCCCTATATCGGCACGTTCCCCAACGACCCAGAGGGCGCTTTCATGTTTACTGGTCGTTTGAACCTCCTTCCAGATTTTATTCGCGGCCTTCTGCCCTGGAAAACCGACAGCACATCCGGTGTCGTTACGGGCCCCCTGGCTCTCGGCGTCATGAGCGTTGTCACCGGCTTTGTCGCTGCCGGAAGCGAGTTCATCGACCTGTGGAGCTGGGACGATAACTTAACCATCCCTGTCCTGAGTGGTCTGGGCCTTTGGGGTTTCCTGAAGGTTTTTGGATAG
- a CDS encoding uncharacterized protein (ID:PFLUO_001679-T1.cds;~source:funannotate) has translation MTDIPTFRNLSLERRGNVFILTMQKPPENRLNSWYCQEIIRAYRTVEKLLGPDSDGAVITRGNDAKFWCTGLELDESDKNPFANTDGFYPLLHTILDFPFPTIALITGHTFGGACPFALAHDYRIMNSRRGFISMPPVNLGLHFDGIGALPRLKLRPQVARKMLLEAHKWTGKEALEDGIVDAVAEPEQMLDAALELAAKWAPKAKMGVYALLRQELWGEAIKKFQRISYVHSRMTSAPAKVKI, from the exons ATGACAGATATCCCAACCTTTCGCAATCTCTCTTTAGAGAGACGCGGCAATGTCTTCATCCTGACCATGCAGAAGCCCCCAGAGAACCGACTGAACTCGTGGTATTGCCAGGAGATAATTCGGGCATATCGCACTGTTGAAAAACTCCTGGGTCCGGATTCTGATGGTGCAGTGATTACACGAGGAAATGATGCTAAGTTCTGGTGCACG GGtctggagctggacgagtCAGATAAAAATCCATTCGCTAATACAGATGGATTTTATCCC ctcctccacaCTATCCTCGACTTCCCGTTCCCAACAATTGCGCTTATTACAGGACATACCTTTGGTGGTGCCTGCCCTTTTGCATTGGCGCACGACTACCGCATCATGAACTCAAGACGAGGTTTCATCTCCATGCCCCCAGTGAATCTGGGCCTGCACTTTGATGGAATCGGCGCCTTGCCTCGACTGAAGCTGCGTCCGCAGGTCGCCCGCAAAATGCTCTTGGAAGCGCACAAGTGGACTGGCAAAGAAGCTCTGGAAGACGGTATTGTGGACGCTGTTGCTGAGCCGGAGCAAATGCTTGATGCTGCTTTGGAGCTTGCGGCGAAGTGGGCACCGAAGGCGAAGATGGG GGTATACGCATTACTTCGACAGGAGCTTTGGGGAGAAGCAATCAAGAAGTTCCAGAGGATTAGCTATGTTCACAGCCGGATGACTTCGGCTCCGGCCAAGGTCAAGATTTAA
- a CDS encoding uncharacterized protein (ID:PFLUO_001677-T1.cds;~source:funannotate) has translation MGIPGLINALGSGERISLSKLAITHLERTARPIRVAVDISIWLFQVQAGRGGKNPELRTLFYRLLKFLSLPIHPLFVYDGSHKPPFKRGKAVSARSYGNAPIIRRSKDLIERFKFPWHEAPGEAEAECARLQRAGIVDAVMSNDVDTLMFGSSLTIMNFSKENGSGTSASTHVTCYGMGKEGYPSNVPLDRAGMILFAMLSGGDYLPSGVPKCGSKLAAEISKAGFGADLLQEITSHGADLSSRLNEWRERLQYELEENESGYFATKHKAVRIPETFPDQTILEFYAEPKVSGEEEMASLRRKLRHAWDREINPWDIRVFAAEYFEWNYRSGARKIIKLLAEPLISYRLRLQRPVSTLAPGQSLALDCGIPMLQKVYKSRVSFGTDGMTELQLDMLPIDVVGLDLFAEEPNPPLQSQETLPSQSTVHSGDEEEDGEMAPPTPSKSRVTKRFDPCASEKVWVFETVARLGLPEVVHKWEKEQAEKAQKAASPKKKATSRRTGPRKKGPIDPGMQRGSILKYGTLTKEKSELSTSKQAHLLDAAASTSSTKHNLSRSQRSYPPSEFGDEDPFAPTMYSLQEPASGVRYSSREVDNLLGTFSGLSIMSPNPGIKCHPMTNQSRIRTRRGIMGGGGVDLEEFNTPITGSDACPSQPVLPQRIRMSYSVSQPQETGKAILKTPVRSTLKGHCPREKKKQGCPDREDNFEVEELQEAVNSLSLSPGKQHISHRSPVRQISPKKVPTSDIVIPSPKNQTKGSFLPHERPTGLADQSRASGTRSLVTAVQQQSPSEHITPSSDKSCKTNNKKASTPKPKTSFRRANDHSEPQTIGHIENITTYDGFWTVEAAASEPASECSPGGDQSIQSRGGKEGKKRIPRVSILDLI, from the exons ATGGGTATCCCAGG ACTCATCAATGCTCTTGGCTCCGGGGAGCGCATTTCTCTGTCCAAATTAGCCATCACACATTTGGAGCGCACCGCAAGGCCCATCCGTGTCGCAGTCGACATTTCTATCTGGCTGTTCCAGGTGCAAGCAGGGCGCGGGGGCAAGAACCCCGAGCTGCGCACACTATTCTACCGACTTTTAAAGTTCCTATCTTTGCCCATTCACCCTCTTTTCGTGTATGACGGGTCCCACAAGCCCCCTTTCAAGAGAGGCAAGGCGGTCTCCGCACGCAGCTACGGCAATGCGCCCATCATTCGGCGTTCCAAGGATCTGATCGAGCGGTTCAAATTTCCTTGGCATGAGGCTCCCGGCGAGGCGGAGGCTGAATGCGCGCGCTTGCAACGCGCTGGCATCGTGGATGCTGTGATGAGCAACGATGTCGACACCTTGATGTTTGGGTCTTCTTTGACAATTATGAATTTCTCCAAGGAGAACGGTAGCGGGACTTCTGCCTCCACACATGTCACCTGCTATGGCATGGGGAAAGAGGGATATCCCTCAAATGTGCCCCTAGACCGAGCAGGAATGATCTTGTTCGCCATGCTCAGCGGAGGCGATTACCTGCCATCCGGGGTGCCTAAGTGCGGGAGCAAGTTGGCGGCAGAAATTTCGAAGGCCGGCTTTGGTGCAGATCTTTTACAAGAGATCACTTCTCATGGTGCAGATTTAAGTTCAAGGTTGAACGAGTGGAGGGAGCGGCTGCAGTACGAGCTGGAGGAAAACGAGAGTGGCTACTTCGCAACCAAACACAAAGCTGTCCGGATTCCAGAGACCTTTCCTGATCAGACGATTCTCGAATTTTATGCCGAGCCGAAGGTATCCggtgaggaagaaatggCTTCCTTGAGACGCAAGTTGCGGCATGCCTGGGATCGAGAAATCAATCCTTGGGATATCAGAGTATTCGCCGCCGAGTATTTTGAGTGGAATTATCGTTCGGGTGCAAGGAAGATTATCAAGCTTCTGGCCGAGCCCCTCATTTCATACAGACTCCGTCTCCAGAGACCTGTGTCGACATTAGCGCCGGGCCAGTCACTGGCCCTCGACTGCGGTATTCCCATGCTACAGAAAGTCTATAAAAGTCGGGTCAGTTTTGGCACGGATGGTATGACAGAACTCCAGCTGGATATGCTCCCCATCGATGTTGTCGGCTTGGACTTGTTTGCCGAGGAGCCCAATCCTCCTCTTCAGTCCCAGGAAACGCTGCCCTCGCAGAGCACAGTCCACTCAggagacgaggaagaagacggagagatGGCTCCTCCGACGCCCTCAAAATCTCGCGTGACAAAACGATTTGATCCCTGTGCCTCCGAAAAAGTCTGGGTCTTTGAGACGGTGGCTCGACTGGGCCTTCCGGAAGTTGTGCACAAGTGGGAGAAAGAACAGGCCGAGAAAGCTCAAAAGGCTGCTTctccaaagaagaaggcgaccAGTCGACGTACAGGGCCTAGGAAGAAGGGGCCAATCGATCCGGGAATGCAGCGAGGAAGTATTTTGAAATACGGCACTCTCACCAAGGAAAAGTCAGAATTATCGACCTCGAAACAGGCACATTTGCTGGACGCTGCCGCTTCGACATCGTCAACTAAGCACAATCTATCCAGATCCCAGCGCTCATACCCGCCCTCGGAATTTGGAGATGAAGATCCTTTTGCACCCACCATGTATTCCCTCCAGGAACCTGCTAGTGGAGTGCGCTACTCCTCGCGAGAGGTTGATAATCTCTTGGGCACGTTTTCGGGTCTATCTATCATGTCACCAAATCCGGGAATCAAATGTCATCCTATGACGAATCAGAGTCGGATCAGAACTCGTCGAGGGATCATGGGTGGCGGTGGAGTTGATCTTGAAGAGTTTAATACGCCTATTACCGGAAGCGATGCCTGCCCATCACAACCTGTTCTGCCCCAGAGAATTAGAATGAGTTACTCTGTCTCTCAGCCCCAGGAGACAGGGAAAGCCATTCTTAAAACGCCTGTTCGTTCTACTCTGAAAGGGCATTGTCCTcgagagaagaagaagcagggcTGCCCTGACCGCGAGGATAACTTCGAGGTCGAAGAACTTCAAGAGGCTGTCAACTCATTATCTTTGTCTCCGGGTAAACAACATATTTCTCACAGAAGCCCTGTCCGGCAAATTTCGCCAAAGAAAGTTCCAACCTCCGATATTGTCATTCCTTCTCCCAAAAACCAGACCAAGGGCTCTTTTCTGCCACATGAGCGGCCAACGGGTCTGGCCGATCAGTCTCGTGCATCAGGTACGAGGTCTTTGGTGACTGCGGTGCAACAGCAGTCACCTTCTGAACATATTACGCCATCGAGTGATAAGTCATgcaaaacaaacaacaaaAAGGCATCAACACCGAAACCCAAAACGTCATTCAGGCGGGCAAATGATCACTCAGAGCCGCAGACCATAGGACATATTGAGAATATCACGACATATGATGGCTTTTGGACTGTGGAAGCTGCGGCCTCTGAGCCGGCTTCTGAATGCAGTCCAGGTGGTGATCAATCTATCCAGAGTCGGGGTGGCAAAGAGGGCAAGAAACGCATCCCACGGGTTAGTATTCTTGACCTAATATAG